One stretch of Dokdonia sp. Hel_I_53 DNA includes these proteins:
- a CDS encoding NADP-dependent isocitrate dehydrogenase: protein MAIDKTTIKYTLTDEAPMLATHSFLPIVKRFTETSNIDMELVDISLAGRIIANFPDHLREDQKQEDALAALGELAKKPEANIIKLPNISASVPQLIAAIKELQSDGYNIPDFPEEPKTDEEKQIKKRYAKVLGSAVNPVLREGNSDRRAPKPVKEFARKNPHKMGAWSSDSKTHVATMSHGDFRNNEKSVTITKAGSLTIKHTDTENNSTILKENIPVLDKEIIDASVLEKKALISFLKNQIEDANEKDVLFSLHMKATMMKISDPKIFGHAVRAFFAPVFEKYGATFDKLGVDVNNGFGDLLSKIEELPTSEKEEIKAAIQTTYDNRPDLAMVDSDKGITNLHVPSDVIIDASMPAMIRASGQMWNAEGKQQDTKAVIPDSSYAGIFQETIDFCKEHGAFDPTTMGTVPNVGLMAQKAEEYGSHDKTFEIASAGKVEVINEEGTVLTTHEVQTGDIWRMCQVKDAPIQDWVKLAVKRARATGSPAIFWLDKTRAHDAELIKKVNLYLKDHNTDGLVIQIMSPVEATRFSLERIKKGLETISVTGNVLRDYNTDLFPILEVGTSAKMLSIVPLMNGGGLFETGAGGSAPKHIQQFLEEGHLRWDSLGEFLALAVSLEHVATTQDNERAQVLADTLDEATIKFLDNSRSPSRKVNELDNRGSHFYLALYWAQALAAQNKNEALKNEFTPLAKKLADNEQLIIDELNAAQGSTQNIEGYYSTSRSKTFDAMRPSETLNAIIDQK from the coding sequence ATGGCTATAGATAAAACTACCATAAAATATACACTTACAGATGAAGCTCCCATGCTCGCTACGCATTCATTTTTACCTATAGTAAAAAGGTTTACAGAGACTTCAAATATTGATATGGAACTTGTTGATATCTCACTAGCTGGACGTATTATAGCAAATTTTCCAGATCACCTTAGAGAAGATCAAAAACAAGAAGATGCACTAGCTGCCTTAGGTGAGCTTGCAAAGAAACCAGAAGCAAATATTATAAAACTTCCTAATATTAGTGCATCAGTACCACAACTTATAGCAGCTATTAAAGAATTACAAAGTGATGGCTATAATATTCCAGACTTTCCAGAAGAGCCAAAAACTGATGAGGAAAAGCAAATAAAAAAACGCTATGCTAAAGTTCTTGGTAGCGCAGTAAATCCTGTTTTACGTGAAGGGAACTCAGATAGACGAGCTCCTAAGCCTGTAAAAGAATTTGCGAGAAAAAACCCGCACAAGATGGGAGCTTGGAGTAGCGATTCTAAAACTCATGTTGCTACAATGTCCCACGGTGATTTCAGAAATAATGAAAAATCTGTCACCATTACTAAAGCTGGTAGCTTAACTATAAAACACACTGATACAGAAAATAATAGCACTATCTTAAAGGAAAACATACCAGTTTTAGATAAGGAAATTATAGACGCTTCAGTACTTGAGAAAAAAGCATTGATTTCTTTTTTGAAAAATCAAATTGAGGATGCAAATGAAAAAGATGTCCTTTTCTCTCTACACATGAAAGCGACCATGATGAAAATCTCAGACCCTAAGATTTTTGGCCATGCTGTTCGTGCATTTTTTGCTCCAGTTTTTGAAAAATACGGAGCAACATTTGACAAACTTGGAGTGGATGTAAATAATGGTTTTGGAGATCTACTATCTAAGATAGAAGAATTACCTACTTCCGAAAAAGAAGAGATTAAAGCAGCTATCCAAACGACTTATGATAACAGACCTGATCTGGCAATGGTAGATTCTGATAAAGGAATCACAAACTTACACGTTCCTAGTGATGTGATTATTGATGCTTCTATGCCCGCAATGATTAGAGCTTCTGGTCAAATGTGGAATGCAGAGGGAAAACAACAAGACACTAAAGCTGTGATTCCAGACAGTAGTTATGCTGGGATTTTCCAAGAAACTATTGATTTCTGTAAGGAGCACGGTGCCTTTGATCCTACTACCATGGGAACTGTACCTAACGTTGGCCTTATGGCTCAAAAAGCAGAAGAGTATGGATCTCACGATAAAACTTTTGAGATTGCTTCTGCTGGAAAAGTAGAGGTTATTAATGAGGAGGGTACAGTTTTAACAACTCACGAGGTTCAAACTGGCGATATCTGGAGAATGTGCCAAGTTAAAGATGCACCTATTCAAGACTGGGTTAAGCTAGCTGTAAAAAGAGCAAGAGCTACTGGCTCACCTGCTATATTTTGGTTAGATAAAACTCGTGCTCATGATGCAGAACTTATCAAAAAAGTTAATCTTTATTTAAAGGATCATAATACAGATGGTTTAGTTATTCAAATCATGTCACCTGTGGAAGCAACTCGTTTTTCATTAGAAAGAATCAAAAAAGGACTTGAAACTATATCTGTAACAGGAAATGTTTTAAGAGATTATAATACAGACCTTTTCCCTATTTTGGAAGTTGGTACTAGTGCAAAAATGCTTTCAATTGTTCCATTAATGAATGGTGGTGGATTGTTTGAAACTGGCGCTGGTGGTTCTGCGCCAAAGCATATCCAGCAGTTTCTTGAAGAAGGCCACTTACGTTGGGATTCTTTAGGAGAATTTCTTGCTCTTGCGGTTTCCTTAGAGCACGTTGCGACTACACAAGATAATGAAAGAGCTCAAGTTCTAGCAGACACATTAGACGAAGCGACAATCAAATTTTTAGACAATAGCAGATCTCCATCACGTAAGGTTAACGAACTAGACAATAGAGGAAGCCACTTTTATTTAGCATTATATTGGGCTCAGGCTCTTGCTGCACAAAATAAAAATGAAGCACTTAAGAATGAATTTACTCCATTAGCAAAAAAGCTAGCAGATAATGAGCAATTAATTATTGATGAGCTTAACGCAGCGCAAGGATCTACACAAAATATCGAAGGATATTATAGCACCAGTCGTTCAAAAACATTTGACGCTATGAGACCTAGTGAAACATTAAATGCAATTATTGATCAAAAATAA
- the proS gene encoding proline--tRNA ligase, whose translation MGKNLTKRSEDYSKWYNELVVQADLAENSAVRGCMVIKPYGYAIWEKMQAELDRMFKETGHENAYFPLFVPKSLFEAEEKNAEGFAKECAVVTHYRLKTDPENPAKLIVDPNAKLEEELIVRPTSEAIIWNTYKGWIQSYRDLPLLINQWANVVRWEMRTRLFLRTAEFLWQEGHTAHATKQEAIEEAELMNDVYAKFAENFLAVPVIKGIKTESERFAGADETYCIEALMQDGKALQAGTSHFLGQNFAKAFDVKFTSNQGKQEFVWATSWGVSTRLMGALIMTHSDDQGLVLPPNLAPFQVVIVPIYKNQEQLDAISQVANEIIKDLKLHGVTVKFDNRDTHKPGWKFNEYELKGVPLRIGIGPKDLEKRTVELARRDTLTKEFIAKEDVATTVVSLLKEIQENLYNKAKEYRDSHTTVVNDFETFKNVLENKGGFISAHWDGTKETENKIKELTKATIRCIPMNSQLEEGKCVLTGASSPRRVLFAKAY comes from the coding sequence ATGGATATGCAATTTGGGAGAAAATGCAGGCTGAGCTAGATCGTATGTTCAAGGAAACTGGGCACGAAAATGCTTATTTCCCACTTTTTGTTCCTAAAAGCTTATTTGAAGCAGAGGAGAAAAACGCAGAAGGCTTTGCAAAAGAGTGCGCTGTTGTTACTCATTATAGACTCAAGACAGATCCTGAAAATCCAGCAAAACTAATTGTAGATCCTAATGCTAAGCTTGAAGAGGAGCTTATCGTAAGACCTACAAGTGAAGCGATTATCTGGAATACTTATAAAGGATGGATACAATCTTATCGCGACCTACCACTTCTCATTAACCAATGGGCTAATGTCGTACGATGGGAAATGCGTACACGCTTGTTTCTGAGAACAGCTGAGTTTCTTTGGCAAGAAGGCCACACTGCACATGCAACGAAACAAGAGGCCATAGAGGAAGCAGAGCTAATGAATGATGTATACGCAAAGTTTGCTGAAAATTTTCTAGCAGTACCCGTCATAAAAGGAATAAAAACAGAAAGTGAGAGATTTGCTGGAGCAGACGAAACTTATTGTATCGAAGCTCTAATGCAAGACGGAAAAGCACTCCAAGCTGGAACCTCTCATTTTTTAGGTCAAAATTTTGCAAAAGCATTTGATGTTAAGTTTACCAGTAATCAAGGTAAGCAGGAATTTGTATGGGCTACCTCCTGGGGAGTATCCACAAGACTAATGGGAGCTCTTATTATGACGCATAGTGATGATCAAGGCCTAGTCCTACCACCCAACCTTGCTCCTTTTCAAGTAGTTATTGTACCTATATATAAAAACCAAGAGCAACTTGACGCCATCTCTCAAGTTGCAAATGAAATTATAAAAGACCTTAAACTGCACGGAGTTACTGTAAAATTTGACAATAGAGACACCCATAAACCAGGCTGGAAATTTAACGAGTATGAATTAAAAGGCGTTCCGCTTCGTATTGGGATTGGGCCAAAAGACTTAGAAAAAAGAACTGTAGAACTCGCGAGACGCGACACACTCACTAAGGAGTTTATTGCAAAAGAAGACGTAGCCACAACCGTTGTATCCTTATTAAAAGAAATACAAGAAAATTTATACAATAAAGCCAAAGAATACCGTGACAGCCATACCACAGTTGTAAACGATTTTGAAACCTTTAAAAATGTTTTAGAAAATAAAGGAGGATTTATAAGTGCGCACTGGGATGGCACAAAAGAAACCGAAAACAAAATTAAAGAGCTTACAAAAGCAACCATTAGATGCATTCCTATGAATAGCCAACTTGAAGAAGGAAAATGTGTTTTAACAGGCGCGTCATCACCGCGTAGAGTGCTGTTTGCTAAGGCATATTAA
- a CDS encoding M23 family metallopeptidase, whose amino-acid sequence MRSLFILFFILVSGIVFCQEIPKNYFVNPLDGAMIIAGTFGELRSNHFHSGLDLKTERREGLPVYASASGIVTRIKISHYGYGKAIYILHPNGYTTVYAHLKNFCPEIEDYVKAAQYKKESFEIELFPTQGELRVSKGEIIAYSGNTGGSAGPHLHFEIRDKNARPMNPLLFGLVAKDTRKPIIQELIAYPIGNQSAINKDGNPTSLRLTQKKDGNYQAESVNATGTLGFAVGTIDQLDLANNKNGIYSITTTVNGETNFEIKMNKFSFAETRYLNRMIDYGLYKDKRKRVQKLFIEKNNPLSIYTKEKDNGLLNVSNGLSYQYHISLKDFEGNETKITIPITGTNDSILSPRKIKETEDYVYSDQGYSFNEGKFEVYIPKGALYDDTFINLTVSGDKLFLHEDVVPVHKNIIVSYDLSDYKEDDREKLYLGRHNWKDDIYYVRSRIVGDKLQIGTRTFGTYSLAKDTAPPKIEPKNFKKGKWMSKYRYLTLKISDQDSGIKGYRATVNGKFILLEYDPKTNILTHDFNDGIIKDVKNDFKLVVTDNVGNSAIFETTFFRKDIR is encoded by the coding sequence ATGAGAAGTCTCTTTATATTATTTTTTATTTTGGTGAGTGGCATTGTTTTTTGCCAAGAAATACCAAAAAATTATTTTGTCAATCCTTTGGATGGTGCAATGATAATTGCGGGGACCTTTGGCGAGCTACGTAGTAATCATTTTCATAGTGGTCTTGACCTCAAAACAGAGCGAAGAGAAGGACTACCTGTTTATGCAAGTGCCTCAGGAATAGTAACAAGAATTAAAATTTCGCATTACGGGTATGGGAAGGCTATTTATATATTGCACCCCAATGGATATACGACGGTGTATGCCCACCTCAAAAATTTCTGCCCAGAAATTGAAGATTATGTTAAAGCCGCTCAATATAAAAAAGAAAGTTTTGAAATAGAGCTTTTCCCTACACAAGGAGAATTAAGGGTTTCAAAAGGAGAAATCATAGCCTATAGTGGAAATACAGGGGGTAGTGCTGGCCCGCATTTGCATTTTGAAATACGTGACAAAAATGCTAGACCAATGAACCCATTACTATTTGGCCTAGTAGCTAAAGACACTAGAAAACCAATCATTCAAGAATTAATTGCATACCCAATAGGAAATCAGAGCGCCATAAATAAAGATGGAAATCCTACATCATTACGGCTTACACAAAAAAAGGACGGTAATTACCAAGCAGAAAGCGTAAATGCAACAGGGACTTTAGGATTTGCTGTGGGAACTATTGACCAATTAGATTTGGCTAACAATAAAAATGGAATTTACTCTATAACGACTACTGTAAATGGTGAGACTAATTTTGAAATTAAAATGAATAAATTTTCTTTTGCAGAAACAAGATATCTCAATCGCATGATTGACTATGGGTTATATAAAGATAAAAGAAAAAGAGTGCAAAAATTATTTATAGAAAAGAACAACCCTTTAAGCATTTACACAAAAGAGAAAGATAATGGATTATTAAATGTATCAAATGGCCTTTCATATCAATACCATATAAGCTTAAAAGATTTTGAAGGTAATGAAACAAAAATCACCATTCCAATAACAGGAACAAATGATAGCATTCTTAGCCCAAGGAAAATAAAAGAAACTGAGGACTATGTATATAGTGATCAAGGATACAGCTTTAATGAAGGTAAGTTTGAAGTATATATTCCCAAAGGAGCATTATATGATGACACTTTTATAAATCTAACCGTATCTGGAGATAAATTATTTTTACATGAAGATGTTGTGCCCGTGCATAAAAATATTATTGTTTCTTATGACCTTTCTGATTATAAAGAGGATGATAGAGAAAAATTATACTTAGGAAGACACAATTGGAAAGATGACATTTATTATGTAAGATCTCGTATTGTAGGTGATAAGTTACAAATTGGCACCAGAACCTTTGGTACATATAGTCTCGCAAAAGATACAGCTCCGCCAAAAATAGAGCCTAAGAACTTCAAAAAAGGAAAATGGATGTCAAAATACAGGTATCTAACTTTAAAAATTTCAGATCAAGATAGCGGTATCAAAGGATATAGAGCTACAGTAAATGGGAAGTTTATATTATTAGAATACGATCCTAAAACAAATATTCTAACACATGATTTTAATGATGGCATTATTAAAGACGTTAAAAATGATTTTAAACTTGTAGTGACAGATAATGTAGGAAATAGCGCTATTTTTGAAACTACATTTTTTAGAAAAGACATTCGTTGA
- a CDS encoding TonB-dependent receptor yields MKKNWLLLLFCGCFLISQAQQKYTLSGTITDAASNETLIGVSLLFPEISDGVVTNSYGFYSITLPQGTYTVEVRYLGYSTVSKTFTLNQDIRENFELLEVLESLDEVIIEEKVERVRIRKPQMSVNALTAETIKDIPVVLGEADVIKAILLLPGVTSAGEGASGFNVRGGAADQNLILLDEATIFNSSHLFGFFSVFNPDAIKDLKLYKGGIPARYGGRVSSVLDIYQKEGNSKKFKVNGGIGAVSSRLLVEGPIVKDKAAFLLGGRASYAHLFLPLFNIDNSAYFYDLNTKINYNINDNNSLYLSGYFGRDLFSVQESFKNVYGNAVGNLRWNHIFSDKLFSNASLIYSDYYYGLDLDFVGFEWNSGISNINVKYDLTHYLNDKLKIYSGINNLYYTFNPGRIKPNGPDSGIVEEQLTKKYANEFAAYVDIEQKLSKNFTIEYGLRYSNFIRLGQDEINEYRDNLAVTFDPTLLIYQSADPIDVNRNGKRSDNLATFNYFEPRVAGSYAFNDDSSIKGSYTRLVQYLHLLSNTSSPTPLDIWTPSGPFVKPQQLDQYALGYFKNFSFRESEYTIESEVFFKDIKGRIDYIDGAQLIANNAIEQVILQGEGRAYGLEFLLRKNEGKLKGFLAYTLSKSEQRTPGRNENELGINRGKWYNTPYDKTHDISINASYEISKKWKLGSNFLFQTGQPTNFPIGQFEFQGIITPIYGPRNKQRLPSYHRLDLSATLTPQKNKNRKWQSEWVFSMYNIYNRRNAASINFRQNENTGANEAVRTSIFGIIPSVTYNFKF; encoded by the coding sequence ATGAAAAAAAATTGGTTACTCCTACTTTTTTGTGGATGCTTTTTGATTAGTCAAGCACAACAAAAATATACGCTTAGTGGTACCATCACAGACGCGGCAAGTAATGAAACTCTTATAGGTGTCTCGCTTCTTTTTCCTGAAATATCTGATGGAGTTGTTACAAATTCTTATGGTTTTTACTCAATTACTCTTCCTCAAGGCACCTATACTGTAGAAGTAAGATACTTGGGGTATAGCACTGTCTCTAAAACATTTACATTAAACCAAGATATTCGTGAAAATTTTGAACTTCTAGAAGTATTAGAATCACTAGATGAGGTGATCATAGAAGAAAAAGTAGAGCGTGTCCGTATACGAAAACCTCAAATGAGTGTAAATGCACTTACGGCAGAAACTATAAAAGATATTCCCGTAGTACTTGGGGAGGCAGATGTTATTAAAGCCATATTACTATTACCCGGTGTTACTAGTGCCGGTGAGGGTGCGTCTGGCTTTAACGTGAGAGGGGGTGCAGCAGATCAAAATTTGATTTTACTTGATGAAGCTACTATTTTTAATTCTTCTCATTTATTTGGGTTCTTTTCTGTTTTTAATCCTGATGCTATTAAAGATTTAAAATTGTATAAAGGAGGTATTCCTGCTAGATATGGGGGTCGTGTATCTTCTGTTCTCGACATTTATCAAAAAGAAGGTAATAGCAAAAAATTTAAAGTAAACGGCGGCATAGGAGCTGTCTCTAGTAGATTATTAGTAGAGGGGCCTATAGTAAAAGATAAAGCTGCATTTTTGTTAGGAGGGCGAGCATCCTATGCCCATTTGTTTTTACCATTATTTAATATTGATAATAGTGCATATTTCTACGATTTAAATACAAAGATTAATTACAATATTAATGATAATAACAGTCTATATCTTTCTGGATATTTTGGCCGTGATCTCTTTAGTGTGCAAGAAAGCTTCAAAAATGTTTATGGAAATGCAGTGGGGAATTTACGATGGAATCATATATTTTCTGACAAATTATTTTCAAATGCCTCACTTATCTATAGTGATTATTATTATGGGTTAGATCTTGATTTTGTAGGTTTTGAATGGAATTCTGGTATATCAAATATCAATGTCAAATATGACTTGACTCATTATCTAAATGACAAGTTAAAAATATACTCAGGGATTAATAATTTATACTACACATTTAATCCTGGTCGTATCAAACCAAATGGTCCAGATTCTGGGATTGTAGAAGAACAGCTTACCAAGAAATATGCAAATGAGTTTGCTGCATATGTGGACATTGAGCAAAAATTAAGTAAAAATTTTACCATAGAATACGGTTTAAGATATAGCAATTTCATTAGACTAGGTCAAGATGAGATTAATGAATATCGTGACAATCTAGCAGTTACTTTTGACCCCACTCTTCTTATTTACCAAAGTGCAGACCCTATTGATGTAAATAGAAATGGGAAAAGAAGTGATAACCTAGCCACATTTAATTATTTTGAACCAAGAGTTGCTGGCTCTTATGCTTTCAATGATGACTCGTCTATTAAGGGTAGCTATACAAGACTTGTGCAGTATCTCCATCTATTATCAAACACAAGTTCTCCCACTCCATTAGATATTTGGACACCTAGTGGACCTTTTGTGAAACCACAACAATTAGATCAATATGCTTTAGGGTATTTTAAAAACTTTAGCTTTCGCGAAAGCGAATACACTATAGAAAGCGAGGTGTTTTTTAAAGATATAAAAGGACGCATTGACTATATTGATGGAGCTCAGCTTATTGCTAACAATGCTATAGAACAAGTAATCTTACAGGGTGAAGGCAGGGCTTATGGACTAGAGTTTTTATTACGTAAAAATGAAGGAAAGCTAAAAGGATTTTTAGCCTACACCCTCTCAAAGTCAGAACAACGTACACCGGGAAGAAATGAGAACGAGTTAGGCATTAACCGTGGAAAATGGTATAACACGCCTTATGACAAAACTCACGACATTTCTATTAATGCAAGTTACGAAATAAGTAAAAAATGGAAATTAGGAAGTAATTTTCTTTTTCAAACGGGACAACCCACTAATTTCCCAATAGGTCAATTTGAATTTCAAGGCATTATAACACCAATTTACGGCCCTCGTAATAAGCAGCGCTTGCCTTCATACCATCGATTAGACCTAAGCGCAACATTAACTCCCCAAAAAAACAAAAATAGAAAATGGCAATCTGAGTGGGTTTTTAGTATGTATAATATATATAATCGTCGCAATGCGGCATCTATTAACTTTAGACAAAATGAGAATACCGGAGCAAATGAAGCAGTGCGCACTTCTATTTTTGGTATCATTCCATCTGTTACTTATAACTTTAAATTCTAA
- the rplS gene encoding 50S ribosomal protein L19, whose protein sequence is MEDLVKFVQDEFVQKNDLPKFAAGDTITVYYEIKEGEKSRTQFFRGVVIQLRGSGATQTFTIRKMSGTVGVERVFPINLPAIQKIEVNKRGIVRRARIFYFRELTGKKARIKERRS, encoded by the coding sequence ATGGAAGATTTAGTAAAATTTGTACAAGACGAATTTGTTCAAAAAAATGATTTGCCAAAATTTGCAGCTGGTGACACAATTACTGTGTACTACGAAATTAAAGAAGGTGAAAAAAGTAGAACTCAGTTCTTTAGAGGAGTTGTTATCCAACTAAGAGGATCTGGGGCTACGCAAACTTTTACAATTCGTAAAATGTCTGGTACTGTAGGTGTAGAACGTGTATTTCCTATTAACTTACCTGCAATTCAAAAAATTGAAGTTAACAAAAGAGGTATTGTACGTCGCGCACGTATCTTCTATTTTAGAGAACTTACTGGTAAGAAAGCCCGTATCAAAGAAAGACGTTCGTAA
- the rpsT gene encoding 30S ribosomal protein S20 translates to MANHKSSLKRIRSNETKRLRNRYQHRTTRNAIKKLREMTEKEQAVALFPAVASMLDKLAKRNIIHSNKAANLKSKLAKHVAAL, encoded by the coding sequence ATGGCAAATCACAAGTCATCTTTAAAAAGGATCAGAAGCAACGAGACTAAGCGCCTTAGAAACCGTTACCAGCACAGAACGACTCGTAACGCAATTAAGAAATTGCGCGAAATGACTGAGAAAGAGCAAGCAGTTGCTTTATTCCCAGCGGTAGCTTCTATGCTTGATAAGTTAGCAAAACGTAATATTATTCACAGTAATAAAGCGGCTAACTTGAAATCAAAGCTTGCTAAGCACGTAGCTGCTCTTTAA
- a CDS encoding DUF4249 family protein, with translation MMKKSILLLTCLVTFSSCEDVIDVELKNETPRLIVDALIRVDTAQDFTDANIKVSLSSSFFGEIEPAIIDTIELREITNGDIITYEPVPDEPGSYRPSNTSGSLVSDNKISTSFLSNSNVEFTLNVIYNGKTYLATTRFVNSVPLDEVVQGDGQLFDEDGIEVQVSFTDIADQEDYYIFDFDFNEYLPTEDRFYQGQQFKFSYFYDQQLTSGDVIDIKILGADLQFYNYISGILEQSEQGQNGPFQTPTATVRGNFISITDIDNGDINNNTSLPDEFILGYFSISQEFSTSLLIN, from the coding sequence ATGATGAAAAAAAGTATTCTTTTACTAACATGCTTAGTCACTTTTAGTAGTTGTGAAGATGTTATTGATGTAGAGCTCAAAAATGAAACTCCTAGATTGATTGTAGATGCACTCATACGTGTAGACACTGCTCAAGATTTTACAGATGCAAACATTAAGGTTTCTCTATCATCATCTTTTTTTGGGGAGATAGAACCTGCAATAATAGATACCATAGAATTACGAGAAATTACAAATGGTGACATTATTACTTATGAACCTGTACCAGACGAACCAGGGTCATACCGCCCTTCTAATACTTCTGGATCTCTTGTATCTGATAATAAAATTAGCACCTCATTCTTATCAAATTCTAATGTTGAATTTACGCTCAATGTTATATACAATGGCAAAACCTACCTTGCGACAACACGTTTTGTAAACTCAGTCCCCTTAGATGAAGTAGTACAAGGAGACGGGCAACTATTTGATGAAGATGGTATTGAAGTTCAAGTTTCTTTTACAGACATAGCTGATCAGGAGGATTACTACATCTTTGACTTTGATTTTAATGAATATCTTCCGACCGAAGATCGATTTTATCAAGGACAACAATTTAAATTTTCTTATTTCTATGACCAACAACTCACCAGTGGAGATGTAATTGATATTAAAATTTTAGGAGCAGACCTCCAATTTTATAACTACATAAGTGGTATTTTAGAACAAAGTGAACAGGGTCAAAATGGACCATTTCAAACCCCAACGGCTACTGTACGAGGCAATTTTATTAGCATAACAGATATTGATAATGGAGATATCAACAATAACACAAGTCTACCTGATGAGTTTATACTAGGTTACTTTAGCATATCACAAGAGTTTAGCACCTCACTATTAATTAATTAG
- a CDS encoding DUF547 domain-containing protein, which translates to MKHYLLLLLFLITFQGFSQTIDLSAYNEFLDDYVSKEGVVDYDELLENMNVIQELAKNFSKISPNAGWSANEQKAFWINFYNVNIIKLLVENYPIKSINYIREPFKNETLDFTGGKISLDFVEHSILREFDDPRIHFALYSTATSSPLLMRTAYDSNRLDYELDMATKQFINDETKNDVNLRGSKLSRIFDWYKDDFDLVPFINKFSNKGKISIETPISFMDYDWNLHRE; encoded by the coding sequence ATGAAACATTATTTACTTTTATTATTATTTCTTATTACTTTTCAAGGATTTTCTCAAACTATTGATTTGAGTGCTTACAATGAATTTCTTGATGATTACGTTTCTAAAGAGGGTGTTGTTGACTACGATGAGCTTTTAGAAAATATGAATGTCATCCAAGAGCTAGCAAAGAATTTTTCAAAGATTTCTCCTAATGCAGGCTGGAGTGCTAACGAACAAAAGGCTTTCTGGATTAATTTCTACAACGTAAATATCATAAAATTACTAGTTGAAAATTATCCTATTAAGAGTATTAATTACATTAGAGAGCCTTTTAAGAATGAAACATTAGACTTTACTGGTGGAAAAATTTCTTTAGATTTTGTTGAGCACAGTATTTTAAGAGAATTTGATGACCCTAGAATACACTTTGCATTGTACTCTACAGCAACCTCATCCCCTTTACTAATGAGAACTGCATATGATTCTAATAGGTTAGATTATGAGTTAGACATGGCTACTAAGCAGTTTATCAATGACGAAACAAAAAATGACGTAAATCTTAGAGGAAGTAAATTATCTAGAATTTTTGACTGGTATAAAGATGATTTTGACCTTGTTCCCTTTATAAATAAATTTTCGAATAAAGGTAAAATATCAATAGAAACTCCTATAAGTTTTATGGATTACGATTGGAATTTACACCGTGAGTAA